The following nucleotide sequence is from Oscillatoria salina IIICB1.
GAGCTTATTTACCCGCTTTCCTCCATAAGAAATATCGCATTCTTGGCTTATATCCCACCATTGAGCTTGTACGCGATCAAAAATATCAGCTTGAGAACTATCATCAACTTGTCAAATTAAATCCGCACAAGCGAGTCGATAGTTTATATGGTGCAGAGTTAGGTCGTCGGGTTGAGCAAAATAAAGCTACGGGAAGACGGGGAAGTAGGTTTAGCGAATTAAGAAAAGCGATTGGAAACCGACGCATTATCTTAACCAACCCTGATATTTTTCACCTCATTACCCATCTGAGTTATCCAAATCTAACCTATTCACCCGATTACTTACTATATACTCTGACCCAAACACCAGATTTATACTTTGCTGATGAATTTCACATTTTTGGAGAACACCAGGAAACCGCATTGATTAACAGTATGCTGTTGCTGCGTCATAGTCGCGAACAATCGCGTCCCCTGCGTTTTCTCTTCACCTCTGCAACTGCTAATGCTAACTTTGTGGAACAGTTAAAGAAATCTGGGTTTACCGTTGAGACAGTTCAAGGAGAGTATCTTAGTAAAGACCGAGAAGATGCGCCATTAGGATACCGTCAAATTAGTGAACGCATTGAACTCCATTTTGAAGAAGTTGAACAAGATAGTAATTCTCTTGACTGGCTGAATTTAAATCTTGAAAAAATTGCCCAAATCTTGAAGGATGAGAAACCCCGTAAAGGTCGAGGGTTAGTTATTCTTAATTCTATGGCGCGAGTGCATCGGGTCGTCAGTCAGTTAAAGCAGAAATTAGAACCAGAGATTTTAGTCCGAGAAGTTAGCGGAATTGTAGGCGACCAGGAAAGAAGCAAAACCCGTGAAGAATTAGAAAATACACCCAAACCTATTTTAATTGTCGGAACATCTGCGGTTGATGTAGGGGTTGATTTTGAAGTTCACTTACTTATTTTTGAAACCACCGACCTTTCTACGTTTTTACAACGTTTGGGTCGTTTGGGTCGTCGTTCTGGCTTTTCTCAATATCAAGCCTTTGTTTTAATTCCCAGTTGGATGAAGTGGATTTGGCAGAAAATCCAAGCTGAACTACAAGAAAATAACTTAGTTGACCGCCACCAATTTAATACCGAAATTGCAGCGAACGTTTTCAATTCACCTCCAACTTTTGAACAGTATCGTTATTACTGGGGAGGTTTACAAGCACAAGGAATGTTAAACGCTTTGAAAGGAGAAACAGTTAAGGGAAAAACACGAGGAAAAGAACGGAAGGAATTAAAAGCAAGAACCCAAAAACTGCGGGAATCTGTCACCAATGATTTATGTCATATTTACGGCGAACGTTTCCAAAATAAGGAAAGACAATGGTTTGCAATTTTTCAATCTGTCCGTGACGAACTCCTTCACTTTCGGGGAAGTTCAACCCTACAAGCTGCGGTTTGGGATGAAAACCAATCTCGCTTTTATACCTACGACCTTTTACGACTCCTTCCTCATACGGAAGTTGAGGTGATTAGCAAAAAAGATTTTTTCACTGCTTTAGAAACAGCGAATCGCTCAACCTTTGAGTTTAATGAACGTTATCTTAAAATTTATCTCAGATTAACTCGCTGGTTAGAAATAGGTGAGCCATTCTCTCTAAAATTAGAAACTGATTGTTTGACACGAGAACTTGAAATTTGCACTTTAACTGAACTTGAAGGACTATTTCTTTCAGGACATCCCCAACAAACTGCTTTAAATCAAGCCTTAGAAGACTTAGAATTTCTCAGCTTTCTTGTTCCGGTTGCTAAAGACCCCCGAAGCCACTGGAAAATTAGAAATACTCTATTTTTACCCCCAACTTTTGGAGTTCACCGCTTAATTGATAGCCAGGATAAAGCCTATGCTTGTGCATTTAATCAAGATGCACTTTTGCTG
It contains:
- the cas3 gene encoding type I-D CRISPR-associated helicase Cas3', which encodes MRITLLPLFSRQNPDSQHCPLGCQGQCKIKQISQLGQDSPAPCPLSLHQVETYRKVSDSTLEAKVIFNTAFTNDGKSLGAYLPAFLHKKYRILGLYPTIELVRDQKYQLENYHQLVKLNPHKRVDSLYGAELGRRVEQNKATGRRGSRFSELRKAIGNRRIILTNPDIFHLITHLSYPNLTYSPDYLLYTLTQTPDLYFADEFHIFGEHQETALINSMLLLRHSREQSRPLRFLFTSATANANFVEQLKKSGFTVETVQGEYLSKDREDAPLGYRQISERIELHFEEVEQDSNSLDWLNLNLEKIAQILKDEKPRKGRGLVILNSMARVHRVVSQLKQKLEPEILVREVSGIVGDQERSKTREELENTPKPILIVGTSAVDVGVDFEVHLLIFETTDLSTFLQRLGRLGRRSGFSQYQAFVLIPSWMKWIWQKIQAELQENNLVDRHQFNTEIAANVFNSPPTFEQYRYYWGGLQAQGMLNALKGETVKGKTRGKERKELKARTQKLRESVTNDLCHIYGERFQNKERQWFAIFQSVRDELLHFRGSSTLQAAVWDENQSRFYTYDLLRLLPHTEVEVISKKDFFTALETANRSTFEFNERYLKIYLRLTRWLEIGEPFSLKLETDCLTRELEICTLTELEGLFLSGHPQQTALNQALEDLEFLSFLVPVAKDPRSHWKIRNTLFLPPTFGVHRLIDSQDKAYACAFNQDALLLESLKWKIDRCTHSNPYIF